A genome region from Halorussus pelagicus includes the following:
- a CDS encoding class I SAM-dependent methyltransferase: MEENDELALAALVRKPDSEATIAALQAEGVYDATRKVREHAEELVELPVTDPPSETDVLDVVEQVAPERRLSDLESHLREMGWTDEEIARAPGSWAVVGSVVLVTFGDEDAPEEERLDREEVGEALLALHGEADTVLAHEGVSGDHREPTVSVVAGAGDTETVHTEHGTRYALDFSEVMFSPGNKAERARMGETVESDERVFDMFAGIGYFTLPMARAGADVTAVERNPAAFRFLVENAMLNDVSERVSAFRSDCRDVEMDPRADRVVMGYYDAWEYLDAALAALKPGGVVHMHEATPEDLLWERPVSRLREAAADADREIEVLDRRKVKSHSEGVWHVVVDARVE; this comes from the coding sequence ATGGAGGAAAACGACGAACTCGCGCTCGCCGCCCTCGTTCGCAAACCCGACAGCGAGGCGACCATCGCGGCCCTGCAAGCCGAAGGCGTCTACGACGCGACCCGGAAAGTCCGGGAACACGCCGAGGAACTGGTCGAACTCCCCGTCACCGACCCACCCAGCGAGACCGACGTTCTCGATGTGGTCGAGCAGGTCGCCCCTGAGCGCCGCCTGTCGGACCTCGAATCGCACCTCCGCGAGATGGGGTGGACCGACGAGGAGATAGCGCGCGCGCCGGGGTCGTGGGCGGTCGTCGGAAGCGTCGTCCTCGTCACGTTCGGGGACGAGGACGCCCCCGAGGAGGAACGACTCGACCGCGAGGAGGTCGGTGAAGCTCTCCTCGCGCTCCACGGCGAGGCCGACACCGTCCTCGCCCACGAGGGCGTCTCGGGCGACCACCGCGAACCGACCGTGTCGGTCGTCGCTGGCGCGGGCGACACCGAGACGGTCCACACCGAACACGGTACGCGCTACGCCCTCGACTTCTCGGAGGTCATGTTCTCGCCGGGCAACAAGGCCGAGCGCGCCCGAATGGGCGAAACCGTCGAGTCGGACGAGCGCGTCTTCGACATGTTCGCCGGTATCGGCTACTTCACCCTGCCGATGGCCCGCGCCGGGGCCGACGTGACCGCGGTCGAGCGCAACCCTGCGGCGTTCCGCTTCCTCGTCGAGAACGCGATGCTCAACGACGTGTCCGAGCGCGTTTCGGCGTTCCGCTCGGACTGCCGTGATGTCGAGATGGACCCGCGAGCGGACCGCGTGGTCATGGGCTACTACGACGCGTGGGAGTATCTCGACGCGGCGCTCGCGGCGCTGAAACCCGGCGGCGTCGTCCACATGCACGAGGCGACTCCCGAAGACCTGCTCTGGGAGCGGCCGGTCTCGCGCCTGCGCGAGGCGGCCGCGGACGCCGACCGGGAAATCGAGGTGCTGGACCGCCGGAAGGTCAAGAGCCACAGCGAGGGCGTCTGGCACGTCGTCGTGGACGCCCGAGTGGAGTGA
- a CDS encoding 60S ribosomal export protein NMD3: protein MTTDAREFCPNCGDPIENDPAERTPLPDAVGKRGKEQKLCDSCYFDRFDLVEAPDRIEVLVCARCGAVHRGNRWVDIDARDYTDIAIEEVSESLGVHLDAYDVSWQVDPEQVDQNTIRMHCQFSGIVRETFVEEEVVVPVKISRQTCTRCGRIAGDYYASTVQVRARERDPTSEEVERAEEIANEIVEEMEETGDRNAFVTEVSETDDGVNIKVSTTNIGKKIAAKMIEEFGGNYSDSETLVTEDEDGEEVYRVTYAVHLPPYSPGEIIDLQDDDDGPVVVRSVRGNLKGTRLTTGEDYEARFEEGDAPDARRLGRVEDAEETTLVAVEDERAVQVLDPETYRTKTIARPDYMDTDAEMVPVLKSRAGLHVVPDE, encoded by the coding sequence ATGACTACCGATGCCCGCGAGTTCTGTCCGAACTGCGGGGACCCCATCGAAAACGACCCCGCCGAGCGGACGCCCCTGCCCGACGCCGTCGGCAAGCGTGGCAAGGAGCAGAAGCTCTGCGATTCGTGTTACTTCGACCGATTCGACCTCGTGGAAGCGCCCGACCGCATCGAGGTGCTGGTCTGTGCGCGGTGCGGTGCGGTCCACCGCGGCAACCGCTGGGTGGACATTGACGCCCGCGACTACACCGATATCGCCATCGAGGAGGTCAGCGAGTCGTTGGGCGTCCACCTCGACGCCTACGACGTGTCGTGGCAGGTAGACCCCGAGCAGGTAGACCAGAACACCATCCGGATGCACTGTCAGTTCTCGGGCATCGTCCGCGAGACGTTCGTCGAGGAGGAGGTCGTCGTCCCGGTCAAGATTTCGCGCCAGACCTGCACGCGGTGCGGTCGCATCGCGGGCGACTACTACGCCAGCACGGTACAGGTCCGGGCGCGCGAGCGCGACCCGACCAGCGAGGAGGTCGAACGCGCCGAGGAAATCGCCAACGAAATCGTCGAGGAGATGGAGGAGACCGGCGACCGCAACGCCTTCGTCACCGAGGTCAGCGAGACCGACGACGGCGTGAACATCAAGGTCTCGACCACCAACATCGGGAAGAAAATCGCAGCGAAGATGATAGAGGAGTTCGGTGGTAACTACTCCGACTCCGAGACGCTCGTGACCGAGGACGAGGACGGCGAAGAAGTCTATCGCGTCACGTACGCGGTCCACCTGCCGCCGTACTCGCCCGGCGAAATCATCGATTTGCAGGACGACGACGATGGTCCGGTCGTCGTCAGGAGCGTCCGCGGGAACCTGAAGGGGACGCGACTCACCACCGGCGAGGACTACGAGGCCAGATTCGAGGAGGGCGACGCGCCCGACGCCCGGCGACTGGGCCGGGTCGAAGACGCCGAGGAGACGACGCTCGTCGCCGTCGAAGACGAGCGCGCGGTCCAAGTGCTGGACCCCGAGACCTACCGGACGAAGACCATCGCGCGACCCGACTACATGGACACCGACGCCGAGATGGTCCCGGTGCTGAAGAGTCGCGCGGGTCTCCACGTCGTCCCTGACGAGTAA
- a CDS encoding DUF2243 domain-containing protein → MSPRNGRERRLVLGSGTLGGLLVGAGLFTVFDGVVDHYVLESHDAVHGTQAFNPHRVGASLLISGVGILVVTR, encoded by the coding sequence GTGAGTCCTCGAAACGGCCGCGAGCGCCGCCTGGTCCTCGGGAGCGGAACGCTCGGAGGTCTGCTCGTCGGTGCCGGACTGTTCACCGTCTTCGACGGCGTCGTGGACCACTACGTGCTGGAGAGTCACGACGCCGTTCACGGCACGCAGGCGTTCAATCCCCACCGAGTCGGCGCGAGTCTGCTGATTTCGGGCGTGGGGATTCTGGTGGTGACGCGGTAG
- the htpX gene encoding zinc metalloprotease HtpX, whose protein sequence is MKWKADWGLRGRMALTMFLLFALYVAFIGILSTQFMDIFLAVALLGSFSIAQFFFSDKLALWSMGAKEVTEDEYPELHRTLGRLSQQADLPKPKVAVVDSRVPNAFATGRSQKNAAVAVTTGLMNTLDSDELEGVLAHELAHVKNRDMMVMTVASFLSTIAFLVVRWGWWFGGDDEGQPQVWVAIAASLVVWILSFILIRALSRYREFAADRGGATITGKPSALASALMTIDGKMSKVPKQDIREQSEMNAFFIIPFKSDFIGKVFSTHPSTEKRVERLRDLERQM, encoded by the coding sequence ATGAAGTGGAAAGCAGATTGGGGACTTCGGGGGCGGATGGCCCTGACGATGTTCCTCCTGTTCGCGCTGTACGTCGCCTTCATCGGCATCCTGAGTACGCAGTTCATGGACATCTTCCTCGCGGTCGCGCTACTGGGTAGTTTCTCCATCGCCCAGTTCTTCTTCAGCGACAAACTGGCGCTATGGAGTATGGGTGCAAAGGAGGTCACCGAAGACGAGTATCCGGAACTCCACCGGACGCTCGGCCGCCTCTCCCAGCAGGCCGACCTGCCGAAACCGAAGGTCGCCGTCGTCGATAGCCGCGTGCCCAACGCCTTCGCCACCGGGCGCTCGCAGAAGAACGCCGCCGTGGCGGTCACGACCGGCCTGATGAACACGCTCGACAGCGACGAGTTAGAGGGCGTGTTGGCCCACGAACTCGCCCACGTCAAGAACCGCGACATGATGGTGATGACCGTCGCGTCGTTCCTCTCGACCATCGCGTTCCTCGTGGTCCGGTGGGGTTGGTGGTTCGGCGGCGACGACGAAGGCCAACCGCAGGTTTGGGTCGCCATCGCGGCGTCGCTGGTCGTCTGGATACTCAGCTTTATCCTCATCCGGGCGCTCTCGCGCTACCGCGAGTTCGCGGCCGACCGCGGGGGCGCGACCATCACGGGCAAGCCCTCGGCGCTGGCCTCCGCGCTGATGACAATCGACGGCAAGATGAGCAAGGTGCCCAAGCAGGACATCCGCGAGCAGTCCGAGATGAACGCGTTCTTCATCATCCCGTTCAAGAGCGACTTCATCGGCAAGGTGTTCAGCACGCACCCCAGTACCGAGAAGCGCGTCGAGCGACTGCGGGACCTCGAACGCCAGATGTAG
- the pspAB gene encoding PspA-associated protein PspAB: protein MGLFDGLREVLGIRAETDATRKADPEDLFGMSTAYVTMEAELGYEAVGEAALCFSEVDSADFSDAVEEVHEILEVGAEETGTETEARTDDYGYSWVILRDDDFEDLVTSLNFAADTLMERGYGSRLLAALFAFEDTSGRQKGGQYAYWVYSFRRGAYYPLAPKGTDDRDSSAEFKLESNLDGELDIEGNKEYWYALLPSTSGRHPWE from the coding sequence ATGGGACTGTTCGACGGACTGCGAGAAGTGCTGGGTATCCGGGCCGAGACCGACGCGACTCGGAAGGCCGACCCCGAGGACCTGTTCGGGATGAGTACGGCCTACGTCACCATGGAGGCTGAGTTAGGCTACGAGGCAGTCGGCGAGGCGGCGCTCTGTTTCTCAGAGGTCGATAGCGCCGACTTCTCGGACGCCGTTGAGGAGGTCCACGAGATTCTGGAAGTCGGTGCCGAAGAGACCGGCACCGAGACCGAGGCCCGCACCGACGACTACGGCTACTCGTGGGTGATTCTGCGGGACGACGACTTCGAGGACCTCGTGACTAGCCTCAACTTCGCCGCCGACACGCTGATGGAGCGCGGATACGGGTCCAGACTCCTCGCGGCGCTGTTCGCCTTCGAAGACACCTCCGGCCGACAGAAGGGCGGCCAGTACGCTTACTGGGTGTATTCGTTCCGCCGGGGCGCGTACTACCCCCTCGCGCCGAAGGGGACCGACGACCGCGACTCCAGCGCGGAGTTCAAACTGGAGAGCAACCTCGACGGCGAACTCGACATCGAGGGAAACAAAGAATACTGGTACGCGCTTCTGCCGAGTACGTCCGGCAGGCATCCGTGGGAGTAG
- the radA gene encoding DNA repair and recombination protein RadA — protein sequence MAADVDLEELPGVGPATAEKLRDAGYDSYEGLAVAAPSELSNTADVGDSTAADIVQAARDAADVGGFETGATVLERREKIGKLKWKIDEVDELLGGGVETQSITEVYGEFGAGKSQVTHQLSVNVQLPREHGGLGGSAMFVDSEDTFRPERIDDMVRGLPDEALQAAMDEREIEGTPDDDEAMDDLVEDFLDKIHVAKAFNSNHQMLLAEKAQELANETQDDEYPVRLLCVDSLTAHFRAEYVGRGELAERQQKLNKHLHDLDKVGNLHNTAVVVTNQVASNPDSFFGDPTQPIGGNILGHKSTFRMYLRKSKGDKRIVRLVDAPNLADGEAVMRVEDAGLKPE from the coding sequence ATGGCAGCAGACGTAGACCTCGAAGAACTGCCGGGCGTCGGTCCGGCGACCGCAGAAAAGCTCCGAGACGCAGGCTACGACTCCTACGAGGGCCTCGCAGTCGCGGCCCCGAGCGAACTCTCAAACACCGCCGACGTGGGTGACTCCACCGCCGCCGACATCGTGCAGGCGGCCCGCGACGCCGCCGACGTGGGCGGATTCGAGACCGGCGCGACAGTGCTGGAGCGCCGTGAGAAGATCGGGAAGTTGAAGTGGAAAATCGACGAGGTGGACGAACTCCTCGGCGGCGGCGTCGAGACCCAGTCGATTACGGAAGTGTACGGCGAGTTCGGTGCCGGGAAGTCACAGGTCACCCACCAACTCTCGGTCAACGTCCAACTGCCGCGCGAACACGGCGGTCTCGGCGGGAGCGCCATGTTCGTGGACAGCGAAGACACCTTCCGGCCCGAGCGAATCGACGACATGGTTCGGGGACTCCCCGACGAGGCGCTTCAGGCCGCGATGGACGAGCGCGAAATCGAGGGCACGCCCGACGACGACGAGGCGATGGACGACCTCGTCGAGGACTTCCTCGACAAGATTCACGTCGCCAAGGCGTTCAACTCCAACCACCAGATGTTGCTGGCGGAGAAGGCCCAAGAGTTGGCCAACGAGACCCAAGACGACGAGTACCCGGTCAGACTCCTCTGCGTGGACTCGCTCACGGCCCACTTCCGGGCGGAGTACGTCGGCCGCGGCGAACTCGCCGAGCGCCAGCAGAAACTCAACAAGCACCTCCACGACCTCGACAAGGTGGGCAACCTCCACAACACCGCCGTCGTCGTGACGAATCAGGTCGCCTCGAACCCCGATTCGTTCTTCGGCGACCCGACCCAGCCTATCGGTGGCAACATCCTCGGCCACAAATCGACGTTCCGGATGTATCTCCGTAAGTCGAAGGGCGACAAGCGTATCGTCCGCCTCGTGGACGCGCCGAATCTCGCCGACGGCGAGGCGGTCATGCGCGTCGAAGACGCCGGACTGAAGCCCGAGTAA
- a CDS encoding AI-2E family transporter gives MKARTVFAATLVGVLAWLSVLVVRPFLTYVLGAMLLAFVLRPAQRRLAPEIGPRLSALALVTLTVVLFVGPVGLFLRVALADVGNLPTSVSDLPTYRSIEGVVENVVGIRIGARFDQLLGSFTSAVAERSSGLASAGIHFTLGILLLLFLFYYLLRDGGTLVRWAKNVTPLPRDVQDNLYAEAEEATWAVLKGHVLVASIQGFVSGLGLIALGIPNAEFWTVVMMFLAMIPIVGVAPVLGGATIYLVADGRLLGATLLVVYGMTVVAVTDDYLRALVIDKESSLHSGVVLLGVFGAAYFLGAIGIFVGPIILALFKETIEVFSEYYDLE, from the coding sequence ATGAAGGCGCGGACCGTGTTCGCCGCCACTCTGGTCGGCGTTCTCGCGTGGCTATCGGTTCTCGTCGTCAGACCGTTTCTCACCTACGTCCTCGGAGCGATGCTACTGGCGTTCGTCCTCAGGCCCGCCCAGCGCCGACTCGCGCCGGAAATCGGCCCGCGACTCTCGGCGCTCGCGCTCGTCACGCTGACCGTCGTGCTGTTCGTCGGCCCGGTCGGCCTGTTCCTGCGGGTCGCGCTCGCGGATGTGGGTAATCTGCCGACCAGCGTGAGCGACCTGCCGACGTATCGGTCCATCGAGGGAGTGGTCGAGAACGTCGTCGGCATCCGAATCGGCGCACGGTTCGACCAACTGCTCGGGAGTTTCACCTCCGCGGTCGCCGAGCGGAGTTCCGGACTGGCGAGCGCCGGGATTCACTTCACGCTCGGTATTCTGCTGTTGCTGTTTCTGTTCTACTACCTGCTCAGAGACGGCGGCACGCTGGTCCGATGGGCCAAGAATGTCACCCCACTTCCGCGAGATGTGCAAGACAACCTCTACGCCGAGGCCGAGGAAGCGACGTGGGCAGTGCTGAAGGGTCACGTCCTCGTCGCGTCCATTCAGGGGTTCGTGTCGGGTCTCGGACTCATCGCGCTCGGGATTCCGAACGCGGAGTTCTGGACGGTCGTGATGATGTTTCTGGCGATGATTCCCATCGTCGGCGTCGCGCCGGTCCTCGGCGGCGCGACCATCTATCTCGTCGCGGACGGGCGACTGCTCGGGGCGACACTGCTGGTCGTCTACGGCATGACCGTCGTCGCGGTGACCGACGACTACCTCCGGGCGCTAGTCATCGACAAGGAGTCGTCGCTCCACTCGGGAGTCGTCCTGCTGGGGGTGTTCGGCGCGGCGTACTTCCTCGGCGCTATCGGCATCTTCGTCGGTCCCATCATCCTCGCGCTGTTCAAAGAGACCATCGAGGTGTTCAGCGAGTATTACGACCTCGAATAG
- the sufU gene encoding Fe-S cluster assembly sulfur transfer protein SufU, producing the protein MGMGSDMYRQQILDHYKSPRNYGELEEKTFSHAGENPMCGDEITIDVQLDEDDEVIEGVAFRGDGCAISQASASMLSGELQGMTVEEMQDLDRDDVIDMLGVDISPMRVKCAVLAEKVVQDGADIYEGEKQLEKTTTEDDEE; encoded by the coding sequence ATGGGCATGGGCTCGGATATGTATCGCCAGCAGATTCTTGACCACTACAAGAGTCCCCGAAACTACGGGGAACTGGAGGAGAAGACCTTCTCCCACGCTGGCGAGAACCCGATGTGCGGCGACGAGATAACGATAGACGTGCAACTCGACGAGGACGACGAGGTCATCGAGGGCGTCGCGTTCCGCGGCGACGGCTGTGCCATCAGTCAGGCCAGCGCGAGCATGCTGTCCGGCGAGTTGCAGGGCATGACCGTCGAGGAGATGCAGGACCTCGACCGCGACGACGTAATCGACATGCTCGGGGTGGACATCTCCCCGATGCGTGTCAAGTGTGCGGTCCTCGCCGAGAAGGTGGTACAGGACGGCGCGGACATCTACGAGGGCGAAAAGCAGTTGGAGAAGACGACGACCGAAGACGACGAGGAATAA
- a CDS encoding HD domain-containing protein: MHDEVRERAEPYFEGASPAHDWHHVRRVARLAETLVESDKESGAEAVNEDVLFAAVWLHDVGRTKEDRGEIEDHAEWGAREAADILGDLGADDDTVEAVQHCIRAHRYSNDVEPETREAEILSDADNLDALGAVGIARTFSYGGELGQPIHDPDLPPEADDSSAGATQFNHLHEKILSLRDRMYTDAGREVADERHAYVAEFAERLDREAMGKR; encoded by the coding sequence ATGCACGACGAGGTACGCGAGCGCGCCGAACCCTACTTCGAGGGCGCGTCCCCCGCCCACGACTGGCACCACGTCCGGCGAGTCGCCAGACTCGCCGAGACGCTCGTTGAGTCGGACAAAGAGAGCGGAGCAGAGGCCGTGAACGAGGACGTACTCTTCGCCGCTGTCTGGCTTCACGACGTTGGCCGGACGAAGGAGGACCGCGGCGAAATCGAGGACCACGCCGAGTGGGGCGCGAGGGAGGCCGCCGACATTCTCGGGGACCTCGGCGCGGACGACGACACCGTCGAGGCGGTCCAACACTGCATCCGGGCGCACCGCTACTCCAACGACGTGGAACCGGAGACGCGAGAGGCCGAGATTCTCTCGGACGCCGACAACTTGGACGCGCTCGGTGCGGTCGGCATCGCACGCACGTTCAGTTACGGCGGCGAACTCGGCCAACCCATCCACGACCCGGACCTCCCGCCCGAGGCGGACGATTCGTCCGCCGGAGCGACCCAGTTCAACCACCTCCACGAGAAAATCCTCTCGCTCCGCGACCGGATGTACACCGACGCTGGCCGAGAGGTAGCCGACGAGCGCCACGCCTACGTCGCCGAGTTCGCGGAGCGACTTGACCGCGAGGCGATGGGCAAGCGGTGA
- a CDS encoding aminotransferase class V-fold PLP-dependent enzyme has product MQQSDALDVARIREDFPILQREFDGDQLVYLDNGATSQTPNQVIDVISDYYRTNNANVHRGIHHLSQEASIAYEEAHDTVAEFVGADGREEMVFTKNTTEAENLVAYAWGLNELGPGDEIVLTEMEHHASLVTWQQIGKRTGADVKYIPVTEEGYLDMDAAADLITDDTEMVSVVHVSNTLGTVNPVSELADIAHDHDSYIFVDGAQSVPNRPVDVKDIDADFYAFSAHKMAGPTGIGGLYGKREILEAMEPFQYGGGMIEKVEFEDSTWHDLPWKFEPGTPLIAQGIGFAEAVEYLDDIGMSAIQNHEETLAEYALDQMAEFDDIDIYGPTDPTDRGGLVSFNLDSVHAHDLASIMNDHAVAIRAGDHCTQPLHDKLGVAASARASFYLYNTTDEIDALMDAIDSARQLFA; this is encoded by the coding sequence CTGCAACAATCGGACGCGCTCGACGTGGCGCGCATTCGGGAGGACTTCCCCATCCTACAGCGGGAGTTCGACGGCGATCAACTCGTCTATCTCGACAACGGCGCGACGAGTCAGACGCCGAATCAGGTTATCGACGTCATCTCGGACTACTACCGGACGAACAACGCGAACGTCCACCGCGGCATCCACCACCTGAGCCAAGAGGCCTCCATCGCCTACGAGGAGGCCCACGACACGGTGGCGGAGTTCGTCGGGGCCGACGGCCGCGAGGAGATGGTGTTCACGAAAAACACTACCGAGGCCGAGAACTTGGTGGCTTACGCGTGGGGACTGAACGAACTCGGGCCGGGCGACGAAATCGTCCTGACCGAGATGGAACACCACGCCTCGCTGGTGACGTGGCAACAAATCGGCAAGCGCACCGGCGCGGACGTGAAGTACATCCCCGTCACCGAGGAGGGGTACCTCGACATGGACGCCGCCGCGGACCTCATCACCGACGACACCGAAATGGTCAGCGTCGTCCACGTCTCGAACACGCTCGGGACCGTCAACCCGGTCTCGGAACTCGCGGACATCGCCCACGACCACGATTCCTATATCTTCGTGGACGGTGCCCAATCGGTGCCCAACCGCCCGGTTGACGTGAAAGATATCGACGCTGACTTCTACGCCTTCTCTGCTCACAAGATGGCCGGACCGACCGGCATCGGCGGTCTCTACGGCAAGCGCGAAATTCTGGAAGCGATGGAGCCGTTCCAGTACGGCGGCGGCATGATCGAAAAGGTCGAGTTCGAGGACTCGACGTGGCACGACCTGCCGTGGAAGTTCGAACCCGGAACGCCGCTCATCGCGCAGGGCATCGGCTTCGCCGAGGCCGTCGAGTATCTGGACGACATCGGAATGAGCGCGATTCAGAACCACGAGGAGACGCTGGCCGAGTACGCGCTCGACCAGATGGCCGAGTTCGACGACATCGACATCTACGGCCCGACGGACCCGACCGACCGCGGCGGACTGGTCTCGTTCAACCTCGATTCGGTCCACGCCCACGACCTCGCGTCCATTATGAACGACCACGCCGTCGCCATCCGGGCGGGCGACCACTGCACCCAACCGCTTCACGACAAACTCGGCGTGGCCGCCTCCGCGCGAGCGTCGTTCTACCTCTACAACACGACCGACGAAATCGACGCGCTGATGGACGCCATCGACAGCGCACGGCAGTTGTTCGCCTGA
- a CDS encoding DUF424 domain-containing protein, with product MILNERRTDEGLLVAVCDDDVLGETFEDDGVSMTVTEEFYGGEEADEQAVVDSLARASVANLVGTEAVELAIREGFVDEENVLDVESTRHAQFVRM from the coding sequence ATGATACTGAACGAGCGCCGAACCGACGAGGGCCTGCTCGTGGCCGTCTGCGACGACGACGTACTCGGCGAGACCTTTGAGGACGACGGCGTCTCGATGACCGTCACCGAGGAGTTCTACGGCGGCGAGGAAGCAGACGAGCAGGCCGTCGTGGACAGTCTCGCCCGCGCCTCCGTGGCGAATCTCGTGGGGACCGAGGCGGTCGAACTGGCGATTCGGGAGGGATTCGTGGACGAGGAGAACGTCCTCGACGTGGAATCGACGCGCCACGCGCAGTTCGTCCGGATGTAG
- a CDS encoding tetratricopeptide repeat protein: protein MTDPEDHNFSEDDRFDDPYEGFDLDPPELDVDPDKVDPVDSRVVADLLDDQSVPADEVDVEELVDVGLSYMKINRFEQAADTFERAAQFAPDDSKLEQEAWTNKGAAHAELDEWDAAIGDYREAIRIDEESEHAATAETNLAFALWEAGQSEQALEHAEKAVEIDERFAEAWFNRGFFLLERGLAEDALNSLENAIRLGLRNSQVLDEKARALEELGQYDEAEEIAEEAEELREQAEQELIDEEQAQRQER from the coding sequence ATGACTGACCCCGAGGACCACAACTTCTCCGAGGACGACCGGTTCGACGACCCCTACGAGGGGTTCGACCTCGACCCGCCCGAACTCGACGTGGACCCCGACAAGGTGGACCCGGTGGACTCGCGCGTCGTCGCCGACCTGCTGGACGACCAAAGCGTCCCCGCCGACGAGGTAGACGTGGAAGAACTCGTGGACGTGGGCCTGAGCTACATGAAAATCAATCGCTTCGAGCAGGCCGCCGACACTTTCGAGCGCGCCGCCCAGTTCGCGCCCGACGACAGCAAGCTCGAACAGGAGGCGTGGACGAACAAGGGCGCGGCCCACGCCGAACTCGACGAGTGGGACGCCGCTATCGGTGACTACCGCGAAGCGATTCGCATCGACGAGGAGAGCGAACACGCCGCCACCGCCGAGACGAATCTGGCCTTCGCGCTCTGGGAGGCGGGCCAGAGCGAGCAGGCGCTCGAACACGCCGAGAAGGCGGTCGAAATCGACGAGCGATTCGCCGAGGCGTGGTTCAACCGCGGGTTCTTCCTGCTCGAACGCGGTCTCGCCGAGGACGCGCTGAACAGCCTCGAAAACGCCATTCGCCTCGGCCTGCGGAACTCGCAGGTGCTGGACGAGAAGGCCCGCGCCCTCGAAGAACTCGGCCAGTACGACGAGGCCGAGGAAATCGCCGAGGAGGCCGAGGAGTTGCGCGAGCAGGCCGAGCAGGAACTCATCGACGAGGAGCAGGCACAGCGCCAGGAGCGATGA
- a CDS encoding YbjQ family protein, with translation MTDITITTTDGLDGREVSEYLGVVSGEAVIGANVVSDIAAGIRDVVGGRSDSYEKKIETGREEAIKDLRADAEELGADAVVGASFDYEEMAEGMLWVNLSGTAVRTRSE, from the coding sequence ATGACAGACATCACTATCACGACGACGGACGGGCTTGACGGACGCGAAGTATCGGAGTATCTCGGCGTCGTCTCGGGCGAAGCGGTCATCGGAGCGAACGTTGTCAGCGACATCGCGGCGGGCATCCGCGACGTGGTCGGCGGCCGAAGCGACTCCTACGAGAAGAAGATAGAGACGGGCCGCGAGGAGGCCATCAAGGACCTCCGGGCGGACGCCGAGGAGTTGGGTGCTGACGCCGTCGTCGGCGCGTCGTTCGACTACGAGGAGATGGCCGAGGGCATGCTGTGGGTCAACCTCTCGGGCACCGCGGTTCGGACGCGAAGTGAGTAG
- the thpR gene encoding RNA 2',3'-cyclic phosphodiesterase: MRLFVSIDLPDEFTADIETVQDEFADASGLSFTDPEQAHVTLKFLGDVNGGELPRVKNALRRAIEKAEVEPFEATYEGLGVFPDLGYIQVLWLGVGDGSEEMTALHEATEREVTRLGFDPEDHDFTPHVTLARMEHAGGKELVQENVEQLDPTVGTTEVPEIRLTESVLTDDGPEYSTVESFALE; this comes from the coding sequence ATGCGACTGTTCGTCAGCATCGACCTCCCCGACGAATTCACCGCGGACATCGAGACCGTCCAAGACGAGTTCGCGGACGCCTCGGGCCTCAGCTTCACCGACCCCGAACAGGCCCACGTCACGCTCAAGTTCCTCGGCGACGTGAATGGCGGCGAACTCCCGCGGGTGAAAAACGCGCTTCGGCGCGCAATCGAGAAGGCCGAGGTCGAACCGTTCGAGGCGACCTACGAGGGACTGGGCGTTTTTCCCGACCTCGGATACATTCAGGTCCTCTGGCTCGGCGTCGGCGACGGGAGCGAAGAGATGACGGCGCTCCACGAGGCCACCGAGCGCGAGGTGACGCGGCTCGGGTTCGACCCGGAGGACCACGACTTCACGCCCCACGTCACCCTCGCGCGGATGGAACACGCGGGCGGCAAGGAACTCGTCCAAGAGAACGTCGAGCAACTGGACCCGACCGTGGGGACGACCGAGGTGCCCGAGATTCGGCTGACCGAGAGCGTCCTAACCGACGACGGCCCGGAATACTCGACCGTCGAGTCGTTCGCGCTGGAGTGA
- a CDS encoding 50S ribosomal protein L39e, whose product MSKKSKAKKKRLSKLDRQNSRVPAWVIMKTDRETQRNPKRRNWRRNDTDE is encoded by the coding sequence ATGAGTAAGAAATCGAAGGCGAAGAAAAAGCGCCTGTCCAAGCTCGACCGGCAGAACAGCCGCGTTCCCGCGTGGGTCATCATGAAGACCGACCGCGAGACCCAGCGCAACCCCAAGCGCCGAAACTGGCGGCGTAACGACACCGACGAATAA